The Dryobates pubescens isolate bDryPub1 chromosome 9, bDryPub1.pri, whole genome shotgun sequence DNA window CATTTGCTGAAGCTCTCTGGGAATGTGTTCTTAACCCAAACCCTTTAAATAGAGGATTTAAAAAACTAATAAACATGTGACACACACATATAGCTAAGAAGTGGTGAGATGAACCACCATTAATAATACATCATTTTGTTTCAGAATCACCCAGGCAGGTAGGTCATAGTGAAGCTTTGAGTCAATCAGAAACAGTTCCACTATCTGTGAATTTGTGCCTCCAGCTGTTTTCCTCCCCCGAGTCCCTTGCATTCTTTAATCGTGGCAGCAGAACAAGCTCTCAAGCCAACAGCCAAAACCAGGAAGGTAAAGATCCCTCAACTGCAGTTTTCAGAGAGAACCCCAAACATCTGTAATCTCACCTGAGTGGTTCAAACACAAGACAGAGATGTTGTTTGTGGTAGAAATGCCTGAACAACCGTAGACAGTGAAACTTGTCATCGGGATCTGCATCATTGAGCTTCTTCAAAAACTCCAGTTCTTTTAGGCCAGTTTTTTgcctgaaaacaaagaaatagaattataaaacaaaaccagttaAATTCAAACACTCTTTCTAAATGTAGGCATTCACTTGTGCTGCTGTCATTATTCACAAATGAGACAGGTCTTGTCACTGCATCCCAGCtcgctgcagcagcagggtggactagttgacctttaaaggtcccttccagcccaaagaaTTCTGATTGCCTAATGCAGCACAGCTTACAAAAATCACAACAGTGGTTTGCTGTCAGCATCTACACACTGGCAGAGTTAAATGCTTTGATTTTCACTGTGCCTTTGCAACCTATTTATCTGTTCCTCCTCCCTCACAGCTGCATGTAGCACTAAAATTAGATTTCCTCCTGTATCATGACACGTTAGTTTCAAGCAGCACTCACTGGAGAAGTTCAGCTAAAAAGCACTTAAGCACCTACATTATTAATAAAACATTTAAGCTAAACTGACTCTGGAGTGAAGTTCACACCCAAACTGATTACCTGCACACAGTACCAAACTGAAACAGCTTTAGTCTTTGCTAGATACCTATTCATACAGCTCAGAATAACCCAGTTATACACACAGCAAAGCAGATTTTACAACCTCCAAGGTAAAAATGCATGGAAAAGATTTTCATTTGCTGCCTGTAAGGAAGAGGGTATGTGAAATGGCTAGAGAAATACTGCAGCAGGTACTTAAAAATGAATTTTAGAGACAAGTCCTCACATAAAGCAGTTTAATAGGTCATACTGGTTAATGTTCACTCATTCTCAAAGGCTTCAAATTGGTTTTACTTCAGCAGGTATAGTCACAGCCATTTTTCTCTGTCATACAAAGATGCAAACATATAGAGAACATACAGAAATAATTAATACATGGAGGTCTTTTTGTAAGCAGCATGTGATCTgagagaatcatagcattgttttggttaggaTCTTTAAGTCCAGCCACTGTATAaccctaccaaggctggtgctaaaccacatccctcagaactacatctctgtgtcttttaaacatctccagggatggggattcaaccacctccctggagagcctgttccagtgtttgagaacccttttggggaagaatttccttccaatatccaacctaaattttCCCTGGGgaaacttgaagccatttcttcttgtcctatagcttgttccttgggaaaagagaccaacctggctccaacctcctttcaggtagttgcagagagcgaggaggtctcccctcagccttcttttctccagattaaaccaccccagtttcctcagtcactcctcacaagacctgttctccagaccatttgccagctttgttacccttcatcctccagcacctcaatatccttcttgtaatgagagatccaaaactgaagccaatactcaagatgtggcctcaccagtgctgagtacatgggGACAAttgcttccctggtcctgctggtcacattatTCCtcatacagcccaggatgctcttggccatctaacacactgctggctcatactcaTCCCACTGTCCATCAAGGAGAAGGATTCAATGCACTTCCTCCCAAATTGATCTGGTTTGTAAACCAAATAGTTTTACAGACTAGAATTCCCATTTCAACAACTGCAGACCTCATACATGAGCTGTAACCTGGTTTCTTGCTATCACTGGATTGGCAAATGAGAAAGTGCCTGATGAAAATGCAAGTACCCTTCTCCTGGGATAGCTGTAAGGATGTGTGGATACACAGTCCCCAAGCACTTCTCCATTATCTGGCTCATATTAGCAGAAGAGGCGGGAATCACAGCTGTGATCTGTCACTTCCCTTAAGACAAAGGGAGATTCAAATGCCATCctgaccaaccccccccaacatGTGCTCTGTgaatattgaacaaaactgttACTTACATAAGCTCATTGTTTCTGATGATTTTAACTGCTACTTCTTGGTTGGCTCTGGCCATGTCCCTGGCCCGTACGACGTTACTGAAGACTCCCTGACCGGTGTACCCATAGACATTGTAACGCTTATCTAGAACTTCACCTATGTTAACACCTGGAGGATAAAAAGCAAGCAGTTTAAAGTTATGAGTGGCATACATAACAAACCCATTCTAATTCAGATAGGGTAAATGGTATCATTACTTAATTTCAGTGCAGGACATTTTGTACACTGAGCTCTGTAGAAATTATAGGGAAGAAACTCTGAGTCTGGCTCATTTCCATCACCGAGGTGAAGACCTCATTTCACCCTCACTCATTGAGGGCACTGCAGTACATGTACAATAGAATcatgtttctgtgcttttaCACAAGGATCTCTTCCATCCAGCACCCTCATTCTATCTGTATCCTTGCAAATCAAGGAGTGACTTACGGTAATAGCCCTCTGCATCAGTCCAGTTATCCCTGAGATTGGGGTTTTctttgaagtcctttccaaacccagcagccctTAGACGAGCACTCTGAAACAGAAAGTAACAGCTTTGCTTGCACACTCTAGGTTTTCCCTTAATGTTTACTTAGCAAAAGCCCTTTTTTACCCACTGAAAGACTGTTTCTGTCCACAGTACAAACAGGCTGATCTTGTAGGGAAACTATTCAACACAAAATGCTATTTACATACCACCAGTATCTAAAGTCTGATGCAAGAAAGAGCTCTATTGGTTGAGCTCATCCTATTATTAAACATAAACGGGCAAAGTTTCAATTAACACCCACAAGGAATTTATCCAAGTCATGTTAGAGCACATGTTTTGGATCATCAGAATAAGGCTTTTTCCTAACAGTATGTTTGTAGTAAAAATGTTTAGTGATTTGCAAGGGAAGAGTTCATTCAGTGCTATCCTTCAAGTATTTATCTTTTCCCAGGACCAAGGGGGTTTAATTTCATTTACATTATTACCAATGCCACTGTCATAACTAACAGATCATAACTATCACAGAATAATTTCATTTCCATTGGAAAAgattttcaagatcatcaagtccaatcattaaacTCAAATTAACCAGCAAACTTCTAAGTTAAGGAGAAAGCTGTTGTCTTATTTCTCAGTGTAGGTAACAGCAAGTAAAGTCTCAAAACCAGTCACTGGGCTGCCAATATTTGCAGGTCACTTCAGCACATTTAGAGAAAAGCTGCTGGAATAGTACAGAAAAATAGTGCCAAAtagtggaaaagagaagaaatgtaTCTCTTCATCCAAAGAACCCCCAAACCCTACTGAAACATCACATTACTCAAACACCAGCACCATTAACAAAGTATCTTACACAGATACTTTTTAATTAGGCACAGGTGGATCTCTGAAAAAACCAGAACCACAGAGCAATGCAGAATGGTAACACTGACATAAAGTAAAActttgggaaagaaaaattaGTTTTGTTACCATGTGCTGGTATAGGTCCTGTTCAACCATCAGGTGAATTCCCCAGCTGCTTACTTGGGCAAAACTCCTAATGATTCCAGCAGGTTTTCTTTCACTGAAATACTAATTAAGAACTATTCTGTCTGCCTTCACTGATCAAACAATTCAGAATATATCATCCACTCAGCCAGACATGCTCTTACAAATCAAAACTCCCACAAACCTcaattgacagccactctttaacaggcaaaaaaaccccaaacaaatgaTACAGTTTGTCTCCCAGAATTACCTACATCAAAGTACGCAGCAAACATATCatctgattctgtgaacataTCAGGAGCTAGCAGTTTCTTCTGAGCTGAACCTTAAAATGAAATTTAGATTACTCAACATGGGAAAGAGGACAAACTAATAACTGTTACCAGTCTAGCTGGTGACTTGGCATCTTTATAATCTAATCTAAAATGGCTATGCTGGCAAACAGTGCTACTAATGTTTCTAGAAAGTATCACTTTAAGTTCTAGAGAAAAAAACACTCCGTTTTTGAGAGCACTCAAAAATTTCTAACTCCCTGGAAAATGAAGTACAGTGGCTTTCAAGTAACTCACACAGCAGAAAGAAACAAGCACATACTTACATAATCCCTGCAGATAATacacatatatgtataaaaataaataccaaATGACTGTGtgcatattttaaaaatacagacaTGTTCTCAATATACAAGCTCAGGCTTTTCTGCTCATCACAAGGTATCTTACTAAAAATTAAAGGTGCAAAGCCCAAAAGTTGTTTCTTTGGAAAGTGTTTTCTTCAACCCTGTCAAAAAGCACCTCGTATAGCTTTTAGTCAAAGACAACACTAACTATGACATTAAAAACGTTTTTAATGAGGGCAATATCATCCCTTTCTCACCTTTTAATCATCTTTAAAGTCCCAAAGACATTTTACTTGGTtgacaaaagcaaagaaatataAATTAAGTACATGTTAGTGAAAGCAATAAACATCAAACTATTTCACAACACACATTATGGCAGCAGCCCTTCATGATCACAGCAAATCACTGATACTCCTTTTAGGGTATTAACcaatgaaggaaaagaaaaggctaaTCTCAGGTGTTTCAGGTATCATGATGTATCTAACTGACCACTTTCATCCAGAGCAACTGGACTGAAATCTTCTCACAGCACCAAAACCTCATGTTTTGTACTttcagaagaagaagagaaaggagattcTCCGTATTTGAGGGTATACTGGGACAGGCTCTGTGCTCCTTTGGCTGCGGCAGCACAAGGCAGGTATTACACCCAGATGTATTTCATTTCAATATTGCTGTACAACAGATTATGTGCAGggtggaagaaaaggaaatactaATTTCTTCAGCAAGAAGACAAAAATGCTGCCAAAATGAACTTACTAGCAGTGATCCTCAAAAGCCTTATTCACTCTAAATGACTACAGACCCACTTTTATTCTTCTTACATGGTGGCTTTGACCAAAACAAGGGACCAAAGGGGCATAGTTTCCAACCTACCCCAAAATAGACTACATTAAGCTTCAAAGAAATCCACATGCtgtaagtgaaaagaaaaatttaATACTTAAAAAGGGTGATTATAACTATATAGAGAGATTGTTATTTGCTCTCCAAATGTACAGCATGAACTGTGAATTATTTGAAACACAGAAAATGTTTAATTTGTATCATCCTCCTTTAAGGATTAAGCTTTAATGTTTTAAGTACCGTAACATTCACGGAAACATTCTCAAATGCTGTCCAAAAAGCCAATCTACTTTGTATGTAAGGAAACACAGCAAAACCTATGAGCTTTCAGATTGCTTTTATACAATGAGATTTCAGATACCTACCGCTGTTTTGTTCAACTGTCATGAGGTTGTGCTTGGCTTTGACTGAGGCCTCAAACGTGTCCACGTTTTCCCGTTCATACTCCTTAACATCAGCAGCTACCCTTTCAAGGATGTCGTCTGGTGAATTGGAGCGGCTACgtgtgctgctctgagggctGCTTGGTTCAGATGGCACAGAGATGTTACTGTCTTCTGTCTGGCCTTTGTATTTCTAAAAATAAATTCAGTTATTAATCTCATCATCACAGCTCATCACAATTTAACCATTTTTATACCCGCCCTCTTCAACAGTTTGTGCTAAATCTTTGCTTTCACAATCACCTACATCCCTAAAGGCAACAGATTACCTGAAGAACAGCATCTTATAGAACTCTTTGCCACAATCCTGATCATAAAATAAGACTAAAAAATACATGTGTGTTATGGAATCATcgaatggtctggattggaggggacctccaaaggttacccagtccaacctagtCCTGTAGGCTTTTCTATTTCTGtaaaaagcaatttttattGAAGATTAACCCTTCTGTTGTGTGTGACAAAATGTCAGTAGTGATAGATTTATTACCAGTACTAGATTTATTACTCAGTACAAGTACTGAGTTGAAGTCTTTAAGGAAAAATTACTGATTTTCTATCTCATATTGTAGAATCCTTCCCATTTTTGTTAGCATTAGGTTGCAGAAAAGCATCTTTTAGATTCAGTTTTCTACATGAAATCTGCTTATTAATTCTTGTTGAAAAGTTTCAGATGCATTAAGAAAATTCATGGTACCACTTCCATAAACGACAATTTTTTACTTAAGAAGTATTGAATTATATTGATGTCACTTCCTCTGGCAAAAGCTAAACGTCAGAATGAGTAAATGCTGATACTGCTCAGTTATCGAGGTCAAACTATCCAATAGTATAAATAAAGGTTTTCCCCTTTGGGGAACGAAGCTCTGAAATTTGCTTCCTGCCTGGACCCACAATAGGTGTAACTAGCCTTTAAAAAGAATATACTTCATGTGGTTTTACTGTCAGAGTTCTGAATGATTTTACAATGGGTTTGAATGAAAGTCAAATGCTGAACAGTACTTGTAGTGCTGCTTAAGACAAGGGGTGTATAGTCAATGTTTTTATAACTAAATATTAAGTAAACAGAAGACAGCATTTTGCATACTAACTCTGTGCCAAATCACAGCTTGCACTATAGAATTAGAATACAATAgaccagaccaaaccaggttggaagagaccttcaagatcatcaagtccaacctaacaccacctaatcaactaaaccatgcaaccaagcaccctatcaagtctcctcctaaacacccacaatgatggtgagtccaccacctccccaggcagcccccttTGGCCACAGCTCCCTTTCAGGGTTGTCAGGGTTGTCTCCACTGTTACCTTTTTACCAGATGAAGTTCATGGGAGCTCACACATGTAACTGAATACATTTAATGAGTTCATGAGAGCCCAAGTCAGTGACTTACAAAGTTTATACAGCCACGTACCTGAACAATTGCTTGCCGCTGTAATCTTCTTTGTCTTATCTCTGCTTCTTCATCCTCTTCTTCCAAATCAAAGTCTTCAAGACTATAAAATGTAATTGTTTATTTACAACATCATAAAAATAAGATTTACTGCTGAATTTTACCAAATTAAGCTCTCTGGCATAGAAAGCACACACAATGTATTACAGAACTGactcagaaagaaaaagtgcaTGAAATCCCAGTGTGTATATTTACATCTTAGTGAGAAAATTAGTTGAGACTATTTCATTTCTAACTGCAAAAATCAACAGTAAcctgttttaaaaagaaaaacaaagcaaaccttgTGCATTTTCATTCCAGCACTGTTCTTAACAGTTTGATTAAGAATGCAATTTGTGCAATTGGATTTAGAAGGTATTTAGCAAATATAAAAACAATTTGCAGACAGCAATTAATCCTCTCAGGTATTACAGCCTTTCCTTAAGCAATAAGCTGAAGGAAACAGATCAAGTATTTTGTCACGAGACACTGATTGAATTGAATTTAGAAACCTAACAACATCTCAGCCCCTCAGGTCTGCCCACTAGCCAACAGGTCTGGATGTTCCTTGCACACTCCAAATTTTTCCACATCATCCCAACAGTAATTTGACAAAATCACAAGTACTAAAACATGGTTAAGGTTTTAGATGACAACTCAAAAACTACACCATGAGGTAAGTGTTAGCTCATTCTCAGCATCACCAGATTTTCTACTTTTAGATAATAAGCACAAGTTACAAATTAATTCTTACTTTTCATCTGATGAAGACTCCTGTTCAGCTTTCATACCCTCAGAAAGACTACCTTTAAATTTGTCTTCTTTAACTTTGCTCCTGCTCCTACGTCTGTGGCCACCACGTGACCTGGACCTCCTTCGAAGGCGAGACCTACTCCTTCGGCCTCTATCCCTGGGAAAGACATGAGCGGGTTAGTTTGGTTTgttgaagaaaaggaggaaaatctAGTCATAAAACACAAAGGTACATACTGACCCCAAGTAATAAAATGAATTCATGGAGGACACAATGAAGTCCACTATGCTAGCACATACAGTCATGCACAAAAAATGCTTCATCTCTTCATACATTTTAGTAATATcttttaaatatattaaaaaatataacaTTTCTTTACCTCCTCCGAGGGGACCTACTCCGCCTGCGTGGAGATCGGCTACGTCGAAGGGGAGAACGAGACCTTCTTCTAATGGGGGACCGAGACCTTCTcctggatggggaccacctgcTGGGTGGGCTAACATCTTTTGATCTTTCCCGTCTAGACAAAATATCGTCTCTGGTCCGCGTTCTTAAAAGAACAGAATGGCAGTAACGTCAGGAGCAAGCTGAAAACACAAATCACAATTCCCTCAACAAGCTCACTTTAACATCTTACTCCAGTTAGGGACCATCGGATGGGCTtctgagggaaggaaggagggaaagagagaagggaggaatGGGTAAGCAcactgcagaacttgctgcccttCCTCTGTGCTCACACATAGGTCTAATTCAGGACAACTCCAGAAAAAAGCTGAAAGAAGTTTCATAACAAAGCCTGTGGTTAGGTCTTGCAGTGATAGTGGCTTGTTTTCATGTTTATCAGAAAGAGAATTTAAACAGGAAATAAAAGCCCAAACCTAATTTCTGAGAATTTTCTCAGCAATTTTACAACACTGTATTGAAATTTAGGACTCCACAGCAATGACTTTTAATGTCTGTTTCAAACTGGCCACTAGAACTGAACAGTTTGAACACATCACAAATTCTAATACAAAAGCTGAAAACCGTAATTCTTAGTTAACATATAAACTAGACCTTCTCAAACCACAATTCAAGTTTGACAGTATATATACTATACAAAATCTATTTGCTCCTGTCCCTTGACAGGACACCTACAATGAAAAGTTTCATTGTACTCCACAACAGCAAGACAGCAAGAggcctacaggagagctggagcaggactgTTTACAAATTCATATAATGACAGCACaaggtaatggcttcaaactgaaagaagatcaatttagattagacattaggaggaaattcttccccatgattgtggtgaggtactggaataggttgcccagagaagctgtggaggctccaagcatGGAAGTatgcaaggccaggttggataggaacttaagcaacctggtctagtaggaagtgtccctgcctgtgtcaggggggttggaactagatgatcttgaaggtcccttccaacccattctattaATTCTAAGACTTCAATCAAAAATCtgaaagaagttaaaaatattCAACAATTATTCTAGCAAGGCTGTCACAGAAATTCTTGGAAAATATTACCACATAATTGTTCAAaggaaacctttttttttccccctcttttttttttttttccaaatcaaACTGGGACAAGTTATTTCAGGTTCATCTCATCAATGAACAAAATCTCTTGGGTCTGAAAGATTAATTCTACCCATTCTGTAAcattctttgtttgttttgaggcaGCTTTATCAACTTTGTGTAACGACCAGGCATCCAGACCTAGTGCAATATAGGGCACAGTGGGACAGAAGACAAATTCCCACACTTGCAGAACTACTGGCAGCTTCTCCATGAAATGACTGCATATTCAAATGCTCAAGCAGGGTGATGTCTTTCACCCATTTAATTTATACTATGTTCTTGTGAAAATTCTTACAACGCAAGTCACAGGATGAACTGAACTTGAGGTTTCCTGGCTAATAAGGGGACTGTAATATCAACCCCAAAAACatctgttaaaagaaaaaaaataatcaatcaGCTCAAGGatgagataaaaagaaaaagctgattAAGAATTCATAGTAACATATAATGAGTAAATGAAGTTAAAGACCTGAGAAGTATCTTAAATGGTTACAACAATGGAAACaaactttaaaaatataaaatcacTGTCAATTTTTTGTTAAAACTCGTTAAAGCTCCTGAAATTTCCTTGCAGCCTGAGTGACTAAAGTAGTTAgaactccagcacagctggggttAGTTCAGAATGTTCCACAAAGATTATTTCTGCTGATGTGCAGACACTTCCAACACAAAATGCTTCTTGGTGGTGGCCTCAGTAACATGGTGCTCACACTGGTGTTACAGAAGCATGATAACAAAATTATACATGCATGCATCACCTGAAATAGCATCTAGACAACTAATTCATGCTGGCTGCAATGCAAGCTGCCATGAGAAATGGAAACTAAGAAATGTGAAAAGCTAAAGAAAAACAAGTTAAACACTACATCAAAGAAATTCAGTAGCACTGCTGATGCATTCCTGGTTCCCCAGAAAGCAGTCACACAGACTTGCTTAATCTGCTTTTAAATTAATCGTGATCCAAAAGTACCGCTGAATCCTTCTGCCTGCTGAACTTCTTAGATTTAATGAATTAACTCTCTATGTATACATGTATTCTCTGCTTGCAAACTTCCCATCCAGGCCTTATCAGCTCGCAGGCTGGTAAGAAGGAGATGCCAGTCATTATTGTCTTATGGTTCGTATTTCAAGTTAACAGCTTTCATAGGCTAAATTGTCCTTTTCAAAATGCCAAGACTAAAATTACACAATAAAGACTTAAGTCCTTCTCCTGTAAGTGTGTACAAAATATGGTAATGCTACACAACAGAGCAAAAATAAAGCAACACTACCAGACCTCTAGCAAATGAAAGATACAGAATACTTGTATGCAAAAATGACCGTTATAAGACAATCTTCCATATCAGTATGTCCTTACACTTACTCCCTCATTAAAGGTTTGGTTTTGAGGGAGAAAAATGGGTTTATTGCCCACTTTTAGCTACAACTGGTATATGAAAGTGGAGAGGACTCTATAGAAACTCCTGAAAGCCACAGAACTGTTAgctaagaaacaaaacagaaacgaAAGTCTGAACCCTGCCAAGTGACAGGGCTAGCTACAAAACCAACAAGCTTAGCTACAAAACTTGTTCTCAGTGATGCTGTGAGCAGCACATCACTCAGTACAAACACCAAAACTGAATTTGCCTGACACCTGGGGAGAGGATTTTTAAAACAATCCAATACACACAAAGTCATGATACAATGCACAATCCCACCATCTTTTTTACTAGCTATTTTCAGactaaaacaaagagaaaaacacCAAACTAGAAGACAGCTCAACCTGTAACGCATTCTTGTGATGGTTCATCACATCTTtaagttacctgggagaagaaagacGTCTCCTTTCTgactctcttcttttcctttctgcagatCTACTCCTCACTCGTCTGACTGGAGAGCGGGTCCGAGAGGGTGATTTACTCTGTTTAGATCTCCGATCGTTGAAAAGAGGGGATCTGCTTCTTCTTGACTTTTCACGTTGTTTGGGAGATAAACTTCTGCCTTTTGGGCTACGGCCAGGTCGTCTCGGGGacctgttttctttccctgatgAAGCATCTTTAGAAGGAGATTTaattggctttttttctttgtcagtCTCTGATCTCCTAGGTTTTCTATCTTTGGACCGTGATCTTCTGTCTTTGGATTTGCTTCTTAGTTCTGCTGGAGATTTAGATTTTCTGCCACgatctctgcttttgttttcatttacaaCAGGAGACTTTCTGCGATCTCTTGATTTACTTTTATCATCAGCCTTATTTCTATCCTCTGGGGGAGATTTAGACTTCCTGTTCTTCTCCTGAGATCGCCTTTTAAGCATTGGAGACCTGGATTTCCTTGTCTGATCCTCAGACTTGCTTCTCTTATGAGGGCTTTTggatttcctcctctcttttgaCTTGCTTCTAGTGGTCTTCTCTTTGATTCCATCAACTCCTACCTTACCTTTCTTTTTGTCAGATCTGTGCCTAGTCCTTTCTTTAGATTCACTCTTGCTTGCCTTCTTGGAACTAGTTTTATTGTCCACGGGTTCCAATTTCCCCTTAGTGTTTGACTTAGCTGTAGGTCTGGTGCCATTTCGTGCCTTTTCATTaatctccccctcctcttcagATCCTGACTCATAACCTTGTAATATTAATCCCATCCCAGACTGGACTTTTCCTTCCATTAATTCGTTTTCAAGTTCAGCTTTCAGTAACGCTCTTTGTTTCTCCAAGTCTTCCAGAGGAGCTAAAAAATCAATTTTAGTTCTTTTAGCTGGTCCATCTTCTTTGTCAGAGGTATCAGCTACCTCTTTCCGTTTATGTTTCTTATGTTTGTGTCTGTGTTTATGTTTTTTGTCCTTATCTTCTTCTGAAGAATGTTTGTGTTTCTTGTGTTTACTTCggtgtttgtgtttcttttttttgtgcCGGCTGTGCTTGTTCTGAGGTTGGTCTGCCTCCGACACCTCCCCATTTTCTTCATTTACGCTTTTCTCTGATGCATCAGCGTCCTCG harbors:
- the PRPF4B gene encoding serine/threonine-protein kinase PRP4 homolog isoform X1, with product MAAAAEPEQRAPDRAEDADASEKSVNEENGEVSEADQPQNKHSRHKKKKHKHRSKHKKHKHSSEEDKDKKHKHRHKHKKHKRKEVADTSDKEDGPAKRTKIDFLAPLEDLEKQRALLKAELENELMEGKVQSGMGLILQGYESGSEEEGEINEKARNGTRPTAKSNTKGKLEPVDNKTSSKKASKSESKERTRHRSDKKKGKVGVDGIKEKTTRSKSKERRKSKSPHKRSKSEDQTRKSRSPMLKRRSQEKNRKSKSPPEDRNKADDKSKSRDRRKSPVVNENKSRDRGRKSKSPAELRSKSKDRRSRSKDRKPRRSETDKEKKPIKSPSKDASSGKENRSPRRPGRSPKGRSLSPKQREKSRRSRSPLFNDRRSKQSKSPSRTRSPVRRVRSRSAERKRRESERRRLSSPRTRTRDDILSRRERSKDVSPPSRWSPSRRRSRSPIRRRSRSPLRRSRSPRRRSRSPRRRDRGRRSRSRLRRRSRSRGGHRRRSRSKVKEDKFKGSLSEGMKAEQESSSDENLEDFDLEEEDEEAEIRQRRLQRQAIVQKYKGQTEDSNISVPSEPSSPQSSTRSRSNSPDDILERVAADVKEYERENVDTFEASVKAKHNLMTVEQNSGSAQKKLLAPDMFTESDDMFAAYFDSARLRAAGFGKDFKENPNLRDNWTDAEGYYRVNIGEVLDKRYNVYGYTGQGVFSNVVRARDMARANQEVAVKIIRNNELMQKTGLKELEFLKKLNDADPDDKFHCLRLFRHFYHKQHLCLVFEPLSMNLREVLKKYGKDVGLHIKAVRSYSQQLFLALKLLKRCNILHADIKPDNILVNESKTILKLCDFGSASHVADNDITPYLVSRFYRAPEIIIGKIYDYGIDMWSVGCTLYELYTGKILFPGKTNNHMLKLAMDLKGKMPNKMIRKGVFKDQHFDQNLNFMYIEVDKVTEREKVTVMSTINPTKDLLADLIGCQRLPEDQRKKVHQLKDLLDQILMLDPAKRISINQALQHPFIQEKI
- the PRPF4B gene encoding serine/threonine-protein kinase PRP4 homolog isoform X2, whose product is MAAAAEPEQRAPEAEDADASEKSVNEENGEVSEADQPQNKHSRHKKKKHKHRSKHKKHKHSSEEDKDKKHKHRHKHKKHKRKEVADTSDKEDGPAKRTKIDFLAPLEDLEKQRALLKAELENELMEGKVQSGMGLILQGYESGSEEEGEINEKARNGTRPTAKSNTKGKLEPVDNKTSSKKASKSESKERTRHRSDKKKGKVGVDGIKEKTTRSKSKERRKSKSPHKRSKSEDQTRKSRSPMLKRRSQEKNRKSKSPPEDRNKADDKSKSRDRRKSPVVNENKSRDRGRKSKSPAELRSKSKDRRSRSKDRKPRRSETDKEKKPIKSPSKDASSGKENRSPRRPGRSPKGRSLSPKQREKSRRSRSPLFNDRRSKQSKSPSRTRSPVRRVRSRSAERKRRESERRRLSSPRTRTRDDILSRRERSKDVSPPSRWSPSRRRSRSPIRRRSRSPLRRSRSPRRRSRSPRRRDRGRRSRSRLRRRSRSRGGHRRRSRSKVKEDKFKGSLSEGMKAEQESSSDENLEDFDLEEEDEEAEIRQRRLQRQAIVQKYKGQTEDSNISVPSEPSSPQSSTRSRSNSPDDILERVAADVKEYERENVDTFEASVKAKHNLMTVEQNSGSAQKKLLAPDMFTESDDMFAAYFDSARLRAAGFGKDFKENPNLRDNWTDAEGYYRVNIGEVLDKRYNVYGYTGQGVFSNVVRARDMARANQEVAVKIIRNNELMQKTGLKELEFLKKLNDADPDDKFHCLRLFRHFYHKQHLCLVFEPLSMNLREVLKKYGKDVGLHIKAVRSYSQQLFLALKLLKRCNILHADIKPDNILVNESKTILKLCDFGSASHVADNDITPYLVSRFYRAPEIIIGKIYDYGIDMWSVGCTLYELYTGKILFPGKTNNHMLKLAMDLKGKMPNKMIRKGVFKDQHFDQNLNFMYIEVDKVTEREKVTVMSTINPTKDLLADLIGCQRLPEDQRKKVHQLKDLLDQILMLDPAKRISINQALQHPFIQEKI